The Pirellulales bacterium genomic sequence GTTTTCCATTTGCTCGGTCAGGTCCGACAAGCGGGCTTCAATGTGGGACGGCTCGGTCCAAATGCGGTTGGTGACCAAGAGCTCGTCATGATCGGCCAGGTGCATGAAGCCGGCGAAGTTTTCGCCCAGCCCTACGGGGTCGACAATGGTGAACCGCACTTTGCCCGGCGGAATGGAAGTGATCATTCGCAGCATTTCGGCCTGGACGGCTTCGATGGCGATGCGGCGGCCCTCGCCCGTGGCCTTGAACAGCAGCGAGGCATTTTGTGGAAACGGCAGCAGAGCCGGCAGATTGAACTGCGTGGGCAACAGGCCGTTGAGCTGCTCGTCGCTGGAAATGGCGCCGGGAATGGTGTGCAGATCGACGTGGTAGTGGCCGAACGGCAAGGTGGGCGCCGCCGCCGTGGGGGGCTGCCAGGTATTCCAGCGTGGATCGCTCCAGGCGGGAAAGAATTGTTGGGTTTGCTTGATGTTTTCCTCGATGACGGCGCGAACCTGGGCCATGCCGGCGCGCCAGTGCTCGGCTAAATCGTTCCAGGTTTGATCGCGCTTTTGGCGGTTGGCCAGCGTATCGGCGGTGGAATGCTGCTGGGCCGTGCGCAGATCGGATTGGTAGCGCTGCTGAATTTCTTCCAGCCGCTTGGGATAAGACGTGTGGGCTTCGGTCAGGGCGGCATCGCGAGTTTGCACCAGCTCGGCCTCGGTGCGTTCGTGTTTATCGTGGGCCGCTTTTTGCGAGGCGGCGTGCTGCTGCTGGGCTTCGGTCATGCGCGTGTCGAACTTTTCGCGCGAGTCTTTCAGCTCGTTATCGCGGCGCTCGACAATTTTGCGGGTTTCCTCAATGCACCGTTTTTTGGTCTGGCTGATGGCCGCCACGCGCAATTCCTCGGCCTGATGCAGCATGGCGTGCAACTGGTCGTAGGGTTGAGCGGCCACAGCCTTGGCTTTGCGAAACAGCCAAATAAGCAGCGCCACCGAAGCGATAATGCCTACCACAGCGCCGACGATGAGCCAGGTCCACTTGGTCCAATTGTGCGTGCCGAAAATTCCGTAGCCGGCTCCGCAGCCTAGTGCCAACAGCAGAAACACGAACCCGGCCGGCTTTTTGCCGACGAGCAAATTCGGCCAGCGAAGTTTTCGGAAAGCCTCCAGGTGATTCACGGCCGCCATGGCCAAATCGCCCAGTGCCAGGGCGGGGTTTTCCGGCAGCGGCGCGGCTTCTTCGCTGCGCCAAGCGGGATGTTCCGACTGTGCGGCATCGGCGGAGTCGGCGGCCTTCGGCGCGGGAATTCGCCGCAGCGTGCTTAAGCGGCAAATGGTGAGGTGCCGATTGGCCACGTCAATGGTTTTGCGGACCACATCGTGCCGGGCGAGAATTTCCTGCTGGTCGGCATCAAATTGTAGCTTGGGCCCGTTATGCGTGGCCTCGTAAACCGTGTTGGTTTCCCAATTCTCTTCGGTCAGTTTTTTCTTGGCTTTGCGCTGCGCTTTGGCAAAATCGAGCTCGACGGCGGCCAGGGTATTTTTCAGCTCGTCGGCGGCAATATCGTGGCGGGTTTCGTACGCTGCCTGGGTGCCGGCGATCGCGGAATCGTATTCCCGTTGCGTGGTGTCGCGTGCCAATTGAAACTGCATGATGGCCGATTGCCGGGCATCACTCAGTTCGCGCTGAATGCGAGCCGTGGCCGTTTCAAATTCGGCGCGCATGGTCCGTTCGGCCTGCTCGCGCTCGGCAGATAGCCGATACAATTCGGCCAAAGCTTTACGTTGAGAGTCGGCGGAAAAGGCCATGGTTGATTTGCGTTCCCGTTCGGCGTTTATTCGCATTCGCGCTCGGCGCGGCCCAGCACTTCGGCCAGGGCGCCAATGGCATCGAGCGCGGCCTGCAATTGTGGCTCCAGCGGATCGAGAAATTTTTCCTCGAAGCGCACGCGGTTCTCGTCATGCCAATGTTCTTTGGTGGCTTCCCAATTCAGCCGCAGCGATTTGTGGGCGGCGGCAATTTTTGCGGCGCCGCTGGTGAGATCGGCAATTCTCATGATGCACTAGCTCCCGTGGCATTAGCGGTAGCGGATTCTCGAGCCTGGCTATCACCTTTTGGCGGCGCGGAATTATCCGATTTTGTTTCCGCGTCGGATTGTTTGGCGGCGGAGTCGGCCTCGTCGGCAGGCTTGGCGACCGATTGCTTTTCCTTCGCGCCGGTAAGTTCCTCCCACGTGGCGGCGGCCGGGGCTTTGCCCGTGGCGTATTGCTCCAGGGCGATGCTCATCCGCTCCAACAGGACCATGGCATGCGGAATTTCGCTGTCAAGCATTTGCATGAGCTGTTGCACCGGGCCTTGGAATTCGTCGACGGCGCGGTGGGCAGCCACCGACCAGCGGCGTACCGCAGCCACTTTTTGCTCCGCATGTTCCAGACGCCGCTTGGCCATTTCCACTGCTTTTTTTTCGTCGTCGCAGGACGGAATGTAATCGCCAATTTGCTTGTAAGTTCGGGCATGAGCCAATTCGTCTTTGGCGTGCGCCAGATTGTCATAACCGCGGCGGACTTCCGCCTGCCAATGGGCCGGCTGCTCGACGGTCAGCCATTCCATGCCGCGGCGAACTTCCAGTTGAACATCGGTCAGCGCGCGGCGCACCATGTTGGCAAACTCCACCATGTCGGCGCGGAATTCGCCAATGGCGGAGACATCGGTCACGCGGGCATCAGGCATGCGGAAACCTGGAATCGAAAAGTGGAACCGGACCGCTTATCGCTGCTGCAAATACTCTTCAATGCGCTCCGCCTTGCGAAGCAAGAACGGCACGTACTGGTTGGTGATGTCGACAAATCGCGATAGGGTGCGCAATTGCTGCTCGAATTCTTCGAGGAAACGCTCGTGCTCCTGGTCGCGCCAGGTGGAACCCAGGGTGGTCAATTGCCGCTGGGCGTTTTGCATTTGCTCCAGCATTTCGTCGTTGAACTGCTTTAAATGCTGCACAAAGCGGCGTAATTCGGCCGGATCGACAATCGCCTGCGGCATACGAAATTCCTCTGGAATTGGAAAAGCTCGCCCTTTCTCTATCATACCCGCTGATGGCCGAAAAAAACGCCTGCCAAGCGTTTTTTCCGAGGTCTGGGCACGCGATTTTATCGGCTTGACCCGGCTGGAAAAACCGCGCTATAATCGACCCGTTGCCACGGATGGCAAGGCCGATTTTCCTAATCTGAGGGTTGGAGAATTGGCAAAATGGCAGGGTCAGGGTGGGCCCTCAGGCCGGTTTCTATAGAATTGATTGATACCGTCCCGGCGTGCCGGGATTCCGACAACCGGCCGCATCCCCCTTTCCCCCAGTAAGCACCGCAAAGGAGTTGTCGGTGGCTTCACCTGCATTGTTCGATACCAAAGAGCGTGTCCGGCAAGCGATCGACATTGTCGAGCTCGTCGGCAGCTATCTGCAATTGCGGCGCGAAGGGCGCAACTATAAAGCCCTGTGCCCGTGGCATGACGATACGCGCCCCAGCTTGCAAGTGAATGCGGAGCGGCAATCGTTCAAGTGTTGGGTGTGCAACGTGGGGGGCGACATCTTCAGCTTCATGATGAAGATGGAAAATGTAGAGTTTCCCGAAGCCTTGGCCATGTTGGCCGAACGGGCCGGCATTCCGCTCCAACCGGCGGGCGGCAAGCATCTGGCAGCGGGCGGTGTGGAGAAAGACGAAAAGCGCGCGTTGTACCAAGCGATGGCGTGGGCCCGGGAGCAATTTCATCGCTTCCTGGTTAGCGCTCCCGAGGCGGAGCCCGCCCGCCATTATTTGGCGGAGCGAAAAATTACCGACGACAGCATCCGCCGCTTCCACTTGGGCTATGCCCACGACCGCTGGGATTGGCTGTTGAAGCAAGCGGCCAGCACCGAAATTACAGCCCGATCGCTGGAAGCCGTCGGGTTAATTGTGCGCAAACAAGATGGGCCCGGGCATTACGATCGCTTCCGCGGCCGGGTGTTATTTCCGATTCACGATGTTCAGGGGCGGCCAGTCGCGCTGGGGGGGCGAATTTTGCCGCAACTGGCGGCCGAGAATCCGGCCAAGTACGTTAACTCCCCCGAAACCCCGCTGTTTTCCAAAAGCAGTATGCTTTACGGGCTAGATTCTGCCCGCGATGCCATTGGCCGCAGCCGAGTGGCGGTGGTGATGGAGGGTTATACCGATGCCCTCGTGGCGCGACAGTTTGGATTTGAAAATACCGTTGCTGTGCTCGGCACGGCGCTGGGAGAGCGACACATCCACCTGCTGCGCCGCTTTGCCGATTCCATTACGCTGGTGCTCGATGGCGACGAAGCCGGCCAGCGGCGCGCCAACGAAATTTTGGGCCTGTTCGTCGCCGAGCAAGCCGATTTGCGAATTGTCACGCTGCCCGATGGTCTCGATCCGGCCGATTTTTTACTGCAGCGCGGCCCAGAGGCTTTTCGTCAGTCTCTCGATGGCGCCATTGATGCCCTGGAACACAAGCTCAACGTCATGACCAGCAAGCTCGGCCCGCGCCCAGCTATGCACCACATCAATCAGGCCCTGGAAGAAATGCTAACCACGCTGGCGAAAGCCCCCCGGTTGCAATCGGGCACTACGGCGCAGGCACGCTTGCGGGAACATCAAGTGCTAGCGCGGCTGGCGCGGCAATTCAGCGTGGCGGAAGAAGAACTGCGGCTTCGATTGCGCGACATGCGGCGGCGAACGGCATCATCGCCGGCAGTTCAAAATGAGCAAGAGCCATCGTCCGTATCAGCCGTGGCATTATCGGTAGCTTCGCTGGCAGCCTGGGAGTGCGAGTTATTGGAAATTGTGTTGTTGGAGCCCGAGTCGGTGCCAGCGGCTGCGGAAATTATTTTGGTGGAGCATCTCGAATCGCCGGCGGCCAAAATAATTTTTGGGCGGTGTTGCGAATTGAGCCGTGCCGGCATCACGCCAGATTTTGATCGCTTGCTGTTGGAGTTTGACTCGCCACAGATTAAAACTTTGCTGGTCGATTTGGACGAGCAAGGCCGGGCCAAAACATTCGACGATGAAGGAAACATGAAACCATCGGCGGAGCCCGCCGCACGCTTGCGCGATTTATTGGCGACGCTGCACCGCAAACAACAGGAGCACGCCTTGGACGCCCAGACCCGGCGGTTGCGTGATAAAAACTTAGGGGCCGAGGAAGAACTGGCCCTGCTGGAACAATTGATCGAACAAGAGCGAAAACGGCAAAGCATTTCTTCGCCCATGGAGGGGTGAAAGTTTTGTCGCGGCTCGTCCGGTGCAACTCCCGCAAACGTGTTGCCCGGCCGGCCGGAGTGTTGTCTGCCTAACGTGCCGGTGGAACCGGCGCGGAGGAGGGAATGTGGATCATCCCATTACGGATTTGCATGAACTCGTTGCCAAAGGAAAGACTCAAGGCTATCTCTTATACGATCAGGTAAATGCCTACCTGCCCGATGAGGCAGTGAATCCCGAAAAGCTCGATAACCTGCTCATGGCTTTGGACGAAGCGGGCATCGAGCTGTTGAACGAACCGCCGGCCGGCTCGCAGCCGATCGACGGCTCCGCGCCCCCCGCGGCGTCGGCTGAGGAAGAAGTGCTGGCCCTTCCCGCGGGCGAGCTGCCCAAGCTCAGCGACGATCCGGTGCGCATGTATTTAAGTCAAATGGCCGTCATTCCCTTGCTCACCCGCGAGCAGGAAATTTCTTTCGCCAAGAAAATCGAAGTCACGCGCAAGCGATTCCGCCGCTCCGTGTTGGGCTGCAACTTCGCCATGCAAGTGACCATCGACACGCTGGAAAAAGTGCATCAGGGCCTGTTGCCGTTCGATCGCACCATTAAAGTGTCGCTGACCGAATGCTTGACCAAAGATCAAATTATGGCCCGCATGCCGCACAATTTGAACACGCTGCGGCAAATTCGGGAGCACAATCGGGACGATTTCCGTAAGCTCATTCGCCGCAGCACCAGCCGTCAAGATCGGCTGGAATCGCGGCGCCGGTTTTGCCGCCGCCGTCGCAAAGCCTTGCAGCTGGTTGAAGAATTGAGTCTCCGCACGCGGCGCGTGCAGCCGCTGGTGAAGCAGCTCAAAGAGTTTTCACGGCGCATGGATTTCATTCGCCGCCGCATGCAGGAATTGGCCCAGGACCCCGAGAGCCGCGACGAATGGGCGGCCTTCCGCAAAGAGCTGCGCGGCCTGATGATTCTCACGTGGGAAAGCCCCCGCAGCTTGCGCAACCGCCTGGCCGTGGTGAGCCGGCAGTTTAACGATTACGAGCTGGTCAAGCGGCAGCTTTCCAGCGGCAATTTGCGGCTGGTCGTCAGCATTGCCAAAAAGTATCGTAATCGCGGCCTCAGCTTTTTGGATTTAATCCAGGAAGGCAACACGGGCTTGATGCGGGCGGTCGATAAGTACGAGTACCGCCGCGGCTTCAAATTCAGCACGTATGCCACGTGGT encodes the following:
- a CDS encoding MARVEL domain-containing protein, with the protein product MAFSADSQRKALAELYRLSAEREQAERTMRAEFETATARIQRELSDARQSAIMQFQLARDTTQREYDSAIAGTQAAYETRHDIAADELKNTLAAVELDFAKAQRKAKKKLTEENWETNTVYEATHNGPKLQFDADQQEILARHDVVRKTIDVANRHLTICRLSTLRRIPAPKAADSADAAQSEHPAWRSEEAAPLPENPALALGDLAMAAVNHLEAFRKLRWPNLLVGKKPAGFVFLLLALGCGAGYGIFGTHNWTKWTWLIVGAVVGIIASVALLIWLFRKAKAVAAQPYDQLHAMLHQAEELRVAAISQTKKRCIEETRKIVERRDNELKDSREKFDTRMTEAQQQHAASQKAAHDKHERTEAELVQTRDAALTEAHTSYPKRLEEIQQRYQSDLRTAQQHSTADTLANRQKRDQTWNDLAEHWRAGMAQVRAVIEENIKQTQQFFPAWSDPRWNTWQPPTAAAPTLPFGHYHVDLHTIPGAISSDEQLNGLLPTQFNLPALLPFPQNASLLFKATGEGRRIAIEAVQAEMLRMITSIPPGKVRFTIVDPVGLGENFAGFMHLADHDELLVTNRIWTEPSHIEARLSDLTEQMENVIQKYLRNEFHSIDEYNVFAGEVAEPFRVLVVANFPVNFTETAARRLTSIASSGARCGVYVLLVNDVKLPLPPLFDMKDVEKHVLTLNWNGKQFAWQDPDFERYPLRLESPPPEEQFTQLVQIIGRGAKAAKRVEVPFDYVAPPRDKWWTGDTSSNIRVPLGRAGATKLQYLQ
- a CDS encoding WXG100 family type VII secretion target; this encodes MPQAIVDPAELRRFVQHLKQFNDEMLEQMQNAQRQLTTLGSTWRDQEHERFLEEFEQQLRTLSRFVDITNQYVPFLLRKAERIEEYLQQR
- the dnaG gene encoding DNA primase: MASPALFDTKERVRQAIDIVELVGSYLQLRREGRNYKALCPWHDDTRPSLQVNAERQSFKCWVCNVGGDIFSFMMKMENVEFPEALAMLAERAGIPLQPAGGKHLAAGGVEKDEKRALYQAMAWAREQFHRFLVSAPEAEPARHYLAERKITDDSIRRFHLGYAHDRWDWLLKQAASTEITARSLEAVGLIVRKQDGPGHYDRFRGRVLFPIHDVQGRPVALGGRILPQLAAENPAKYVNSPETPLFSKSSMLYGLDSARDAIGRSRVAVVMEGYTDALVARQFGFENTVAVLGTALGERHIHLLRRFADSITLVLDGDEAGQRRANEILGLFVAEQADLRIVTLPDGLDPADFLLQRGPEAFRQSLDGAIDALEHKLNVMTSKLGPRPAMHHINQALEEMLTTLAKAPRLQSGTTAQARLREHQVLARLARQFSVAEEELRLRLRDMRRRTASSPAVQNEQEPSSVSAVALSVASLAAWECELLEIVLLEPESVPAAAEIILVEHLESPAAKIIFGRCCELSRAGITPDFDRLLLEFDSPQIKTLLVDLDEQGRAKTFDDEGNMKPSAEPAARLRDLLATLHRKQQEHALDAQTRRLRDKNLGAEEELALLEQLIEQERKRQSISSPMEG
- a CDS encoding sigma-70 family RNA polymerase sigma factor, giving the protein MDHPITDLHELVAKGKTQGYLLYDQVNAYLPDEAVNPEKLDNLLMALDEAGIELLNEPPAGSQPIDGSAPPAASAEEEVLALPAGELPKLSDDPVRMYLSQMAVIPLLTREQEISFAKKIEVTRKRFRRSVLGCNFAMQVTIDTLEKVHQGLLPFDRTIKVSLTECLTKDQIMARMPHNLNTLRQIREHNRDDFRKLIRRSTSRQDRLESRRRFCRRRRKALQLVEELSLRTRRVQPLVKQLKEFSRRMDFIRRRMQELAQDPESRDEWAAFRKELRGLMILTWESPRSLRNRLAVVSRQFNDYELVKRQLSSGNLRLVVSIAKKYRNRGLSFLDLIQEGNTGLMRAVDKYEYRRGFKFSTYATWWIRQAITRAIADQARTIRIPVHMIDVLSRLRNVAKQLQQKLGREPTAEEISAASDVCLEETRRVLNIGRHPVSLDRPVGESEDASFGEFIEDAGTESPVYSASNGLLRQKIESLLKTLTYREREIIRLRYGLGDGYTYTLEEVGRIFKVTRERVRQIEAKAVKKLQHPVRSRHLEGFLGGLPGILPEEVATPLAG